Proteins found in one Paucidesulfovibrio gracilis DSM 16080 genomic segment:
- a CDS encoding LysM peptidoglycan-binding domain-containing protein — MSYLAARCLAWAMWIVVLTTVLVSCAQKNTSPVVDSVNDPDTLIMSEDAEPLDPELTAQPGEGTELTSRERSILYSKNGIFFDLDLHSTKEVEHFFSYFTHRARGTFEKWLKRSEQHLPMVREVFTKYGLPQDLVLLPFAESGYNVKAYSWAGAGGLWQFMPYTGRKYGLHVDWWIDERRDPYLATDAAARYLKYLHGLLGDWYLALAAYNAGEGKIKRAVDALEVDNFFDLAARNRRLVYKARLRRETLQYVPKFIAISRIFQNLEALEFDPVSWDKQPDLEHVDVPGGTDLLALAQAGGMKWAEFHRLNPAYRRQVSPPKLSTTAHLPKDKAPKMIAYLEDPGTRPYAGYQAYRIRSGDSWWRISRRFGVPISVLKRVNNRRSNTLHPGQVVMVPGHGRGRAVASAKASPGSRTKTRQVAQSRSNYVIQPGDTLWDISQRYNVSVSTLQQANGLSRRSTLRVGNRLYIPDASGKTQRVAKAQAESVHAELVRYKVRRGDTLSDIARRFGVSITQLRAWNNMGRRSTIYVNQYLKVFVP, encoded by the coding sequence TTGTCCTATCTGGCTGCTCGATGCCTTGCCTGGGCCATGTGGATTGTGGTGCTCACCACGGTACTCGTTTCATGTGCCCAAAAGAACACGTCCCCGGTGGTGGACAGCGTCAACGACCCTGACACCCTGATCATGTCCGAGGATGCCGAACCCCTCGACCCTGAGCTGACGGCTCAGCCCGGCGAGGGGACCGAACTGACCTCCCGCGAACGCTCCATCCTGTATTCCAAGAACGGCATTTTCTTTGACCTCGACCTGCACAGCACCAAGGAAGTGGAGCACTTTTTCTCCTACTTCACGCATCGGGCGCGCGGCACCTTTGAAAAGTGGCTCAAGCGTTCGGAGCAGCATCTGCCCATGGTCCGCGAGGTCTTCACCAAATACGGCCTGCCGCAGGACTTGGTGCTCCTGCCATTCGCCGAAAGCGGCTACAACGTCAAGGCTTATTCCTGGGCCGGCGCTGGCGGGCTTTGGCAGTTCATGCCCTATACCGGTCGCAAATACGGTCTGCACGTGGATTGGTGGATTGATGAACGGCGCGACCCGTATCTGGCCACGGACGCTGCCGCCCGCTACCTTAAGTATCTGCATGGGCTGCTCGGCGATTGGTATCTCGCTCTGGCCGCGTATAATGCCGGAGAGGGCAAGATCAAACGCGCTGTGGACGCCCTGGAAGTGGACAATTTCTTTGATCTCGCGGCCCGCAACCGCCGCCTTGTGTACAAGGCCCGTTTGCGCCGCGAAACATTGCAATACGTTCCTAAGTTCATCGCTATTTCGCGCATCTTCCAGAATTTGGAAGCCCTTGAATTTGACCCTGTAAGCTGGGACAAACAGCCGGACCTGGAGCACGTGGATGTTCCCGGCGGCACGGACCTGCTTGCCCTGGCTCAGGCGGGCGGCATGAAGTGGGCGGAATTCCATCGCCTCAACCCCGCGTACCGGCGGCAGGTCAGCCCGCCCAAGTTGAGCACCACGGCGCACCTGCCCAAGGACAAGGCGCCCAAGATGATCGCCTATCTGGAAGACCCCGGAACCCGGCCCTATGCCGGGTATCAGGCCTACCGCATCCGCAGCGGCGATTCCTGGTGGCGCATTTCCCGTCGCTTCGGCGTGCCCATCAGCGTGCTCAAGCGCGTGAATAATCGTCGTTCCAATACCCTGCATCCCGGGCAGGTGGTCATGGTACCCGGCCATGGTCGCGGTCGCGCCGTTGCTTCGGCAAAGGCCAGCCCGGGATCGCGTACCAAAACACGGCAGGTCGCCCAGTCGCGCAGCAATTACGTGATCCAGCCCGGTGACACGCTTTGGGACATTTCCCAGCGCTACAACGTGAGCGTGAGCACGCTGCAACAGGCCAATGGATTGTCCCGGCGCAGTACGCTCCGGGTCGGAAACAGGCTCTACATCCCGGACGCCTCGGGTAAGACCCAGCGTGTGGCCAAGGCCCAGGCCGAATCTGTGCATGCGGAACTGGTTCGCTACAAGGTCCGCCGCGGGGACACCCTGTCCGACATTGCCCGGCGCTTCGGTGTGAGCATCACCCAGCTTCGGGCCTGGAACAACATGGGGCGTCGGAGCACGATTTACGTGAATCAGTATCTCAAGGTCTTTGTGCCGTAA
- the rlmB gene encoding 23S rRNA (guanosine(2251)-2'-O)-methyltransferase RlmB: MHKSKPDKSGMKRRFDRENRNAAGRKEQSQQRPPRDRDTEPQDRSKPEQRQKFDARGDRRANADKGAAPRGPNTRQAKRPKGADKNYVAGRKPVAELLESAPGRVDMVNIRKGRVDAKISAIVDLCADNGIRYKFVDAASLERLHKGNHQGVVAQVAGLEYTDLDTLLQRGLEAPLPLIIVLDRVQDTGNVGALARTLYALGGAGIVVPQHEGAYIGSGAIKASAGALTMLPVSKVVNVARTVEQLARQGWTTYCADQGEASENVFAPDTDLTLPGVLVLGNEEKGVRPGVAKACDRSLHIPFARRFDSLNVSSAGSSLMTLFALQATKNNG, translated from the coding sequence ATGCACAAATCAAAACCCGACAAAAGTGGGATGAAACGCCGTTTCGACCGTGAAAACCGGAACGCAGCAGGCCGAAAAGAGCAATCCCAACAACGTCCGCCCCGGGACCGGGATACCGAGCCGCAAGACCGATCCAAGCCGGAACAACGCCAAAAATTCGACGCTCGTGGCGACAGGCGCGCCAATGCAGACAAGGGAGCCGCACCGCGTGGACCCAATACCCGCCAGGCCAAACGTCCCAAAGGCGCGGATAAGAATTACGTGGCCGGACGCAAGCCCGTGGCCGAACTGCTGGAGTCCGCTCCCGGCCGGGTGGATATGGTCAACATCCGCAAAGGACGCGTGGACGCAAAGATCAGCGCCATCGTGGATCTGTGCGCGGACAACGGCATACGCTATAAATTCGTGGACGCGGCCAGTCTGGAGCGCCTGCACAAAGGCAACCACCAGGGCGTGGTGGCCCAGGTCGCGGGCTTGGAATACACGGACCTGGACACGCTGCTGCAACGCGGTTTGGAAGCCCCACTGCCCCTGATCATCGTGCTGGACCGGGTGCAGGACACGGGCAACGTGGGCGCGCTGGCGCGCACGCTCTACGCCCTGGGAGGCGCGGGCATTGTGGTGCCGCAGCATGAAGGCGCATACATCGGTTCCGGAGCCATCAAAGCCAGCGCCGGCGCCCTGACCATGCTGCCCGTCAGCAAGGTGGTCAATGTGGCGCGCACCGTGGAGCAACTGGCCCGGCAGGGCTGGACCACCTATTGCGCGGACCAGGGCGAGGCATCGGAAAACGTGTTCGCCCCGGACACGGACCTGACCCTGCCCGGCGTGCTGGTGTTGGGCAATGAGGAAAAAGGCGTGCGTCCGGGCGTGGCCAAGGCCTGCGATCGGAGCCTGCACATCCCGTTTGCCCGACGGTTCGACTCACTGAACGTGTCCTCGGCCGGCTCGTCGCTGATGACCCTTTTTGCGCTGCAAGCCACAAAAAACAACGGGTGA
- the fliQ gene encoding flagellar biosynthesis protein FliQ: protein MTPEFIVGFARQAIETTLTIALPMLGIGMIVGIVVSVIQAATQIQEMTLTMVPKIVAIFLALLISFPWIMDKMVTYTREIFLNLPNYIK from the coding sequence ATGACCCCGGAATTTATCGTGGGTTTTGCGCGCCAGGCCATTGAAACCACCTTGACCATTGCCCTGCCCATGCTCGGCATCGGCATGATTGTGGGTATCGTGGTCAGCGTGATCCAGGCCGCCACGCAGATTCAGGAAATGACCCTGACCATGGTCCCGAAAATCGTTGCCATCTTCCTTGCCCTGCTTATCTCCTTCCCGTGGATCATGGATAAAATGGTCACATATACACGGGAAATCTTTTTGAACCTTCCCAACTATATCAAATAA
- the fliP gene encoding flagellar type III secretion system pore protein FliP (The bacterial flagellar biogenesis protein FliP forms a type III secretion system (T3SS)-type pore required for flagellar assembly.) codes for MLPVLPALAQTVPSLTMELAAGQAEPEKVSVLLEILFLLTVLSLAPAIALTMTSFTRIIIVFHFLRQAMGTPQVPPNQVLASLAMFMTFVIMMPVGKAVNDQALQPYLNEEIGFDEALDVAQQPIREFLFKHTREKDLSIFYSITKMERPQTKEDVPTIMLVAAYTISELKTGFTIGFMIYIPFLILDMVVASILLSMGMMMLPPVMISLPFKVLLFILVDGWSLLVGSLVNTFA; via the coding sequence ATGTTGCCCGTGTTGCCCGCACTAGCGCAGACCGTTCCCAGCCTGACCATGGAGCTGGCCGCGGGCCAGGCGGAACCGGAAAAGGTTTCGGTCTTGCTGGAAATCCTTTTCCTGCTCACCGTGCTCTCTCTGGCTCCGGCCATTGCCCTGACCATGACCTCGTTTACCCGCATCATCATTGTGTTTCACTTTTTGCGTCAGGCCATGGGAACGCCCCAGGTTCCGCCGAACCAGGTGCTGGCGAGTCTGGCCATGTTCATGACCTTCGTGATCATGATGCCTGTGGGCAAGGCTGTGAACGATCAGGCCTTGCAGCCCTATCTGAATGAGGAAATCGGCTTTGACGAGGCCTTGGATGTGGCCCAGCAACCCATCCGGGAGTTTTTATTCAAGCACACCCGGGAAAAGGATCTTTCCATTTTTTACTCCATCACCAAGATGGAGCGCCCCCAGACCAAGGAAGACGTACCCACCATCATGCTGGTGGCCGCCTACACCATCAGTGAGCTGAAGACCGGATTCACCATCGGGTTCATGATCTATATCCCGTTTCTCATCCTGGACATGGTGGTGGCCTCCATCCTGCTCTCCATGGGCATGATGATGTTGCCCCCGGTCATGATCTCCCTTCCGTTCAAGGTGCTGCTGTTTATTTTGGTGGACGGCTGGAGTCTGCTTGTGGGATCGTTGGTGAACACCTTTGCCTGA
- the fliO gene encoding flagellar biosynthetic protein FliO, producing MPDATMQPLSADPQLAADQAAQATSDLTGDAVRTVSDLAPSDAGGASQSAASAGSSPSMPEGSAAVADSLPTDPGSMDPSAVQAPAVDPAGASSAPDPGSLASGGTDPGAAASHVMQSTGVDPSVAHATPPDASAMDPSLLHPGMVDSGHSLLSTTLVTAAYLCLILGVIFLAVWLLRRFGPAGIAKPKGSENPRLLGRLMLGAKQSVCVVRVKGRDLVLGVTEQRVNLLTECSAPQGCDNDEDEDDFTRFAEELAVKRAQARSSASDASGPADAAKASSTEDEPYLLPELDAVDPDTDGGAK from the coding sequence TTGCCTGACGCCACCATGCAGCCTTTGTCCGCTGATCCCCAACTCGCTGCGGATCAAGCCGCGCAGGCCACGTCCGACCTGACCGGGGATGCGGTCCGCACGGTTTCGGACCTTGCTCCATCGGATGCTGGGGGAGCTTCGCAGTCTGCGGCTTCTGCCGGTTCATCTCCTTCCATGCCGGAGGGTTCTGCTGCGGTTGCCGATAGCTTGCCGACCGACCCGGGGTCCATGGATCCTTCCGCGGTTCAGGCTCCGGCTGTGGATCCTGCCGGGGCTTCCTCCGCACCTGATCCGGGGTCTTTGGCTTCCGGCGGAACCGATCCAGGCGCTGCTGCGTCCCATGTCATGCAATCCACTGGCGTGGATCCGTCTGTAGCGCATGCAACACCCCCTGATGCCTCGGCCATGGATCCTTCCCTGCTGCATCCCGGCATGGTGGATTCCGGGCATTCCCTTTTGAGCACCACCCTGGTGACGGCCGCGTACCTCTGCCTGATCCTGGGAGTCATCTTTCTGGCGGTCTGGCTGTTGCGCCGCTTTGGCCCGGCCGGTATTGCCAAGCCCAAAGGCTCGGAAAATCCACGACTGCTTGGCCGGCTCATGCTCGGTGCCAAGCAGAGTGTTTGCGTGGTCCGCGTCAAAGGCCGCGATCTCGTGCTCGGTGTTACGGAACAGCGTGTGAACCTGCTCACGGAATGTTCCGCGCCGCAAGGCTGTGACAATGACGAGGACGAGGATGATTTCACCCGTTTTGCGGAAGAACTGGCCGTAAAGCGCGCCCAGGCGCGATCCAGTGCTTCGGATGCATCCGGGCCTGCGGACGCGGCCAAGGCGTCGTCCACCGAGGACGAACCCTACCTGCTCCCCGAGCTGGACGCCGTTGATCCCGATACGGACGGGGGGGCCAAGTAG
- the fliN gene encoding flagellar motor switch protein FliN, producing the protein MSPDDQDKLAQEWEQALQDEGDGPEEAPASAPDPAPAAPADDPGDMDPGDEALANEWAAALAQSEEVDLKKEKEQEYLSTQMKDAEFQDFTAQAKGPKPEGSKRDLDFILDIPLDVSAELGRTKLLINELLQLGQGSVVELNKLAGEPLEIYVNGKLVARGEAVVINEKFGIRLTDIISPIERVKQLA; encoded by the coding sequence ATGAGTCCCGACGATCAGGATAAGCTGGCCCAGGAATGGGAACAGGCACTGCAGGATGAAGGCGACGGCCCGGAGGAGGCTCCGGCTTCGGCTCCGGATCCCGCTCCGGCTGCCCCCGCCGATGACCCGGGCGACATGGACCCCGGGGATGAGGCGCTGGCCAATGAGTGGGCTGCGGCCTTGGCCCAGTCCGAGGAAGTGGACCTGAAAAAGGAAAAGGAACAGGAATACCTGTCCACCCAGATGAAGGACGCGGAATTTCAGGATTTCACGGCCCAGGCCAAAGGACCGAAGCCTGAAGGCTCCAAACGCGATCTGGACTTTATCCTGGATATTCCGCTGGATGTTTCCGCGGAACTCGGGCGCACCAAGCTGCTCATCAACGAGCTGCTCCAGCTCGGCCAGGGTTCCGTGGTGGAGCTGAACAAGCTGGCGGGCGAACCTTTGGAAATTTACGTCAACGGCAAGTTGGTGGCGCGCGGCGAAGCCGTGGTCATCAACGAGAAATTTGGAATCCGGCTGACCGACATCATCAGCCCCATTGAGAGGGTGAAGCAACTTGCCTGA
- a CDS encoding flagellar basal body-associated FliL family protein has protein sequence MADEITQEEPKKKKGLLKWIIILVLLLGIGAAAFFFKDTIMDMVGMGGDATEEQVEEQPLADAPGFKGEMASVEPFVANLNDPLGKRYVKLGLEVELINEKAVSEFDSSQIKIKNMLLILLGSKKPQEMLGPKNQLQLQQEIVDRINQIIGEGKVLQVYFSVYILQ, from the coding sequence GTGGCGGACGAAATCACACAGGAAGAGCCGAAAAAGAAAAAAGGCCTTCTGAAGTGGATCATCATCCTTGTTCTCCTGCTCGGCATCGGCGCCGCCGCGTTCTTTTTCAAGGATACGATCATGGATATGGTCGGCATGGGCGGAGACGCCACCGAGGAGCAGGTCGAGGAACAGCCCCTGGCAGACGCGCCCGGATTCAAGGGCGAAATGGCCTCTGTGGAGCCATTTGTCGCCAACCTCAACGATCCCCTGGGCAAACGGTATGTGAAGCTCGGGCTGGAAGTGGAGCTGATCAACGAAAAGGCTGTTTCGGAATTCGACTCCTCCCAGATCAAAATCAAAAACATGCTTTTGATCCTCCTGGGCAGCAAAAAGCCCCAGGAGATGCTCGGCCCTAAGAACCAGTTGCAATTGCAGCAGGAAATCGTGGATCGTATCAATCAGATCATTGGGGAAGGCAAGGTATTGCAGGTGTATTTTTCCGTTTATATTCTCCAATAG
- a CDS encoding OmpA/MotB family protein: protein MSPRKKKKACPPLALWLVTFSDLVTLLLTFFVLLLTMSSMDQSFITRVTVQPQDAGELNFKGAGRISIALEAVLELIEEPSEAVDKPRRIKDLLYPDQDLPPDVSRSTLNENLRVLERQDGLALVMTDKLLFPEGGSELDDTARQLLDQIIPLLGYANEPVFISGHTDGVEAEGTEGFALSAARAEAVLAYFVRSGLPDERFSLAAYGDTKPLRAGDEPEDRAMNRRIEILIRTTRAIGSYS from the coding sequence ATGAGTCCTCGCAAGAAGAAAAAAGCCTGTCCCCCTCTGGCGCTCTGGTTGGTCACGTTTTCCGATCTGGTGACCCTGTTGCTCACGTTTTTCGTCCTGCTGCTGACCATGTCCTCCATGGACCAGAGCTTCATCACCCGAGTCACTGTGCAGCCTCAGGATGCGGGCGAATTGAACTTCAAGGGGGCGGGCCGCATCTCCATTGCCCTGGAAGCTGTGCTGGAATTGATCGAGGAACCATCCGAGGCAGTGGATAAGCCGCGTCGCATCAAGGATTTGCTTTATCCGGATCAGGATCTTCCGCCCGATGTTTCCCGCTCCACCCTGAATGAAAACCTGCGTGTGCTTGAGCGACAGGACGGTCTGGCCCTGGTCATGACCGACAAACTGCTTTTCCCCGAAGGCGGATCCGAGCTGGACGATACAGCCCGGCAATTGCTCGACCAGATCATTCCGCTGCTCGGATATGCCAATGAACCTGTTTTTATTTCCGGGCATACCGACGGGGTGGAGGCAGAGGGGACCGAGGGCTTTGCGCTTTCCGCGGCCCGGGCTGAAGCCGTGCTGGCGTATTTTGTCCGTTCCGGCCTGCCGGACGAGCGTTTTTCCCTGGCTGCCTACGGGGATACCAAGCCCCTGCGCGCCGGAGATGAACCCGAGGACCGCGCCATGAACCGGCGTATTGAAATTCTCATCCGCACCACACGGGCCATTGGCAGTTATTCCTGA
- a CDS encoding OmpA/MotB family protein has protein sequence MAKREKKQICEEMAPWMITFSDVMTLMLTFFVLLVSMSKIDERRKLVVLGSIVGAFGWGQSSDVMTTQRTKQTVEPGVFEDEEDLAALKPMLWEDIEQDLNFQSDRFVQILTINAELLFNPGQTGLSNQGRALLDSMLPVLLDLEYPLLIAGHSGNLREELGVEYRPQDSKQIPDLSWRISLNRALSVYSYLLEQGMDSQMLRLEAFGRFRPLYNSNDPDMRSWNRRVDLVLDRRSAPERPMQVEQAIQEAQPEVRPDTYDVDGFEFSLPDPLEEETVPPPVEAP, from the coding sequence ATGGCCAAGCGCGAAAAAAAACAGATCTGCGAGGAAATGGCGCCATGGATGATCACGTTCTCCGACGTGATGACCCTGATGCTGACCTTTTTCGTGCTGTTGGTCTCCATGTCCAAGATCGACGAACGCCGCAAGCTCGTGGTGCTCGGGTCCATTGTGGGCGCGTTCGGCTGGGGGCAGAGCAGCGATGTTATGACCACCCAGCGGACCAAGCAGACCGTGGAGCCAGGCGTCTTTGAGGATGAAGAGGATCTGGCCGCGCTCAAGCCCATGCTCTGGGAGGACATTGAACAGGATCTCAATTTCCAGTCTGACCGGTTCGTGCAGATTTTGACCATCAATGCCGAACTGTTGTTTAATCCCGGACAAACCGGTCTTTCCAATCAGGGGCGGGCGCTGCTTGACAGCATGCTGCCTGTGCTCTTGGACCTGGAGTATCCGCTGCTTATTGCCGGGCACAGCGGCAATCTGCGTGAGGAATTGGGCGTGGAGTACCGCCCACAGGACAGCAAACAGATACCCGATCTTTCCTGGCGCATTTCCCTGAACCGCGCCCTTTCCGTGTATTCCTACCTGCTGGAGCAGGGCATGGATTCGCAAATGCTCCGGTTGGAGGCGTTTGGCCGGTTCCGTCCGCTCTACAATAGCAACGACCCGGATATGCGTTCCTGGAACCGTCGTGTGGACCTTGTGCTGGACCGGCGCAGCGCTCCGGAGCGGCCCATGCAGGTGGAGCAGGCGATTCAGGAGGCCCAGCCCGAAGTGCGTCCCGACACGTATGACGTGGACGGATTCGAGTTTTCCCTGCCTGACCCTCTGGAGGAGGAGACCGTGCCGCCCCCTGTGGAGGCGCCATGA
- a CDS encoding motility protein A, producing MDLASVIGIVLSFGLVVSAILTGSSLTIFISVPSFLIVIGGTIGASLVNYPMSYVVGVVGVIKNAFFTSIQPPAEVIAQFLDFSNRARREGILSLEPVVKEVDDEFLRKGLQLTVDGLDPETIQEIMETELSYLDERHQSGADVVAVMGTLAPAMGMIGTVIGLVQMLQTMSDPSTIGPAMAVALLTTLYGAILSNLVFNPISGKLKVRHKQEQLIREMVLEGILSICKGENPRIIEEKLNSYLAPKDRKQGE from the coding sequence ATGGATCTGGCAAGCGTAATAGGCATTGTGCTTTCCTTCGGGCTTGTGGTTTCGGCTATTTTAACCGGATCCAGCCTTACGATCTTCATCTCCGTGCCGTCGTTTCTTATCGTCATCGGCGGCACCATCGGCGCTTCGCTGGTAAACTACCCCATGAGTTATGTGGTGGGCGTGGTGGGCGTGATCAAAAACGCCTTTTTCACCTCCATCCAGCCTCCGGCCGAGGTCATTGCCCAGTTTTTGGATTTTTCCAACCGCGCCCGTCGTGAGGGCATCCTCTCCCTGGAACCAGTGGTCAAGGAAGTGGACGACGAGTTTCTCCGCAAAGGACTCCAGCTTACAGTGGATGGTCTGGATCCCGAGACCATTCAGGAAATCATGGAGACTGAACTTTCCTACCTGGATGAGCGGCACCAGTCCGGCGCGGATGTGGTGGCGGTCATGGGGACCCTGGCTCCGGCCATGGGCATGATCGGTACGGTCATCGGTCTGGTGCAGATGCTGCAGACCATGTCCGACCCGTCCACCATCGGCCCGGCCATGGCCGTGGCCCTCCTGACCACGCTGTACGGCGCGATTTTGTCCAACCTCGTGTTCAACCCCATTTCCGGCAAGCTCAAGGTCCGGCACAAGCAGGAACAGCTCATCCGCGAGATGGTCCTTGAGGGCATCCTTTCCATCTGCAAAGGGGAGAACCCCCGGATTATCGAAGAAAAGCTGAACAGCTACCTGGCACCCAAGGACCGCAAGCAGGGCGAGTGA
- a CDS encoding YggS family pyridoxal phosphate-dependent enzyme gives MIESDETNEAVDSRAERLAANWRAVREDIALAARNAGRDPAEVRLVAVSKRHPASDIAALARAGQVDFGENYVQEVASKQEELQNLPVHWHFIGGLQSNKAKFVAGRFELIHSVDSLKLARVLHNKSQSLGCTQSMLLQVSLCGEEQKCGVEPDALDALVEEVLGLEHLRLCGLMTMPFAGDDPEAVRPVFARLRSLRDGLEQRFGVSLPELSMGMTGDFVQAVEEGATLVRIGTRIFGPRL, from the coding sequence ATGATCGAGTCGGACGAAACGAACGAGGCGGTGGATTCCCGAGCCGAACGGCTCGCTGCGAACTGGCGGGCCGTGCGGGAAGATATTGCCCTTGCCGCCCGCAATGCCGGGCGCGACCCTGCCGAGGTGCGGCTTGTGGCGGTTTCCAAGCGGCATCCCGCTTCGGATATCGCGGCCCTTGCCCGCGCCGGGCAGGTGGACTTTGGGGAAAACTACGTTCAGGAGGTCGCCTCCAAGCAGGAGGAATTGCAGAATCTTCCTGTGCATTGGCATTTTATCGGCGGACTCCAGAGCAATAAGGCCAAATTCGTGGCCGGGCGGTTCGAGTTGATCCACAGTGTGGATTCTTTGAAATTGGCCCGTGTATTGCATAATAAATCGCAGTCCTTGGGCTGTACGCAGTCCATGTTGCTGCAGGTCAGCTTATGCGGCGAGGAGCAGAAGTGCGGCGTGGAGCCGGACGCTCTGGACGCCTTGGTTGAAGAGGTCTTGGGATTGGAGCATCTTCGGCTTTGCGGGCTGATGACCATGCCCTTTGCCGGGGACGATCCCGAAGCCGTGCGTCCCGTGTTTGCGCGGTTGCGCAGCTTGCGCGACGGGCTGGAGCAGCGTTTCGGCGTGTCCCTGCCCGAGCTTTCCATGGGCATGACCGGGGACTTTGTTCAGGCCGTGGAGGAAGGCGCGACCCTGGTACGCATCGGTACGCGGATCTTTGGGCCGCGTCTGTGA
- the era gene encoding GTPase Era, with the protein MTQEHKFGMVALLGPPNAGKSTLMNAYLGQKLAIVTPKPQTTRNRISGILTRDDAQVVFLDTPGVHRLRGRMNRFLLDSAWNALASCDAVVLLFDAALYASKPQMFDKEAEPLIEPVRGCRRPVIVALNKVDKVKDKAQLLPFMQRIAEQFPGCEVMPLSALRSQGLDELLDRVLEHLPDGPPMFPEDQISTVPMRFLASEIIREKLFMSLRQELPYSTAVEIELFDESGPSVRIAAAIYASRKNHKGMIIGRGGQNLKLIGQQAREELEELLERKVMLELWVKVKEDWTEHPGFLRSLGLGE; encoded by the coding sequence ATGACCCAGGAACACAAATTCGGCATGGTGGCGCTTCTTGGTCCGCCCAACGCGGGCAAGTCCACGCTCATGAACGCCTATCTCGGGCAGAAGCTGGCCATTGTCACCCCAAAACCGCAGACCACGCGCAACCGCATCAGCGGTATCCTGACCCGGGACGACGCCCAGGTAGTTTTTTTGGATACCCCGGGCGTGCACCGGCTGCGCGGGCGCATGAATCGGTTCTTGTTGGACTCGGCATGGAACGCCCTCGCATCATGCGACGCCGTGGTGCTGCTGTTTGATGCCGCGCTGTACGCATCCAAGCCGCAGATGTTCGACAAGGAAGCCGAGCCGCTCATTGAGCCGGTGCGCGGTTGCCGACGTCCGGTCATCGTTGCCTTGAACAAGGTGGACAAGGTCAAGGACAAGGCGCAGCTGTTGCCGTTCATGCAGCGCATTGCCGAACAATTCCCGGGGTGCGAGGTCATGCCCCTTTCCGCGTTGCGTTCCCAGGGGCTGGACGAACTGTTGGACCGCGTTTTGGAGCATTTGCCCGATGGTCCGCCCATGTTCCCGGAGGACCAGATCTCCACGGTGCCTATGCGCTTTTTGGCCTCGGAGATCATCCGTGAGAAGTTGTTCATGTCCCTGCGTCAGGAGCTGCCCTATTCCACGGCCGTGGAAATTGAATTGTTTGACGAGAGCGGTCCGTCCGTGCGCATTGCCGCGGCCATCTATGCTTCGCGCAAGAACCACAAGGGCATGATCATCGGCCGGGGCGGGCAAAACCTTAAGCTCATCGGCCAGCAGGCCCGCGAGGAATTGGAAGAGCTTTTGGAGCGCAAGGTCATGCTGGAGCTGTGGGTCAAGGTCAAGGAAGATTGGACCGAGCATCCGGGCTTCCTTCGTTCCCTGGGGCTTGGCGAGTGA